In the Variovorax sp. S12S4 genome, one interval contains:
- a CDS encoding ABC transporter substrate-binding protein, with protein sequence MKSLMLTLTRGAIAAALTACGVASALAADLKVGLSVSLSGPNSSLGVPYAKGMQAALAYKPEINGRKVQLIVLDDGSDPTTAGRNARKLVEEEKVDVLMGTSGVPAAIAMAQVGRDAKTPMIGLTPILLDANENSWVMTVAQPTQLMIDAVVERMKRNNVKTVGYIGFTDAWGDLVYNALMKAAPEAGIKVVSNERYARADASVTGQVLKIVALRPDAVMTGGAGTPGALPFLALQERGYKGGVYGQHGLINPDFVRVVGAAGQNALMPTGPVIVAEQLPDNYPTKKIATDFRAVFQKVNNAPTSDAFSAYSFDGWLVFADAASRAMKKAEPGTAEFRVALRDAIFSTKEVVGTHGVYSFKPGSLYGVDERARVIVKLDNGQWKLAP encoded by the coding sequence ATGAAGAGCCTGATGCTGACCTTGACGCGCGGTGCCATCGCCGCGGCGCTGACTGCCTGCGGCGTTGCGAGCGCGCTTGCGGCCGACCTCAAGGTCGGCCTGAGCGTGTCGCTCTCGGGCCCCAACTCTTCGTTGGGCGTGCCATATGCGAAGGGCATGCAGGCCGCGCTGGCCTACAAGCCCGAGATCAATGGCCGCAAGGTGCAGCTCATCGTGCTGGACGACGGCTCCGACCCGACGACCGCCGGGCGCAATGCGCGCAAGCTTGTCGAAGAGGAGAAGGTCGACGTGCTCATGGGCACGTCGGGCGTGCCGGCCGCCATCGCGATGGCGCAGGTGGGCCGCGACGCGAAGACACCGATGATCGGCCTCACGCCGATCCTGCTCGATGCGAACGAGAACTCGTGGGTCATGACGGTCGCGCAGCCCACGCAGCTGATGATCGATGCGGTGGTCGAGCGCATGAAGCGCAACAACGTCAAGACGGTGGGCTACATCGGTTTTACCGACGCCTGGGGCGACCTGGTCTACAACGCGCTCATGAAGGCCGCGCCCGAAGCCGGCATCAAGGTCGTGAGCAACGAGCGCTACGCGCGCGCCGACGCTTCGGTGACCGGGCAGGTGCTGAAGATCGTCGCGCTGCGGCCCGATGCGGTGATGACCGGCGGCGCCGGCACGCCGGGTGCATTGCCGTTCCTTGCGCTGCAGGAGCGCGGCTACAAGGGCGGCGTGTACGGCCAGCACGGCCTCATCAACCCCGACTTCGTGCGCGTGGTCGGTGCCGCCGGCCAGAATGCACTGATGCCCACCGGCCCGGTGATCGTCGCCGAGCAGTTGCCCGACAACTATCCGACCAAGAAGATCGCCACCGATTTCCGCGCGGTGTTCCAGAAGGTGAACAACGCGCCGACCAGCGATGCCTTCTCGGCCTATTCCTTCGACGGCTGGCTGGTGTTTGCAGATGCCGCCTCGCGCGCCATGAAGAAGGCCGAGCCGGGCACGGCGGAGTTTCGCGTGGCGCTGCGCGATGCCATCTTCAGCACCAAGGAGGTGGTGGGCACGCACGGCGTGTACAGCTTCAAGCCCGGCAGCCTCTATGGCGTGGACGAACGCGCCCGCGTGATCGTCAAGCTCGACAACGGCCAATGGAAGCTCGCACCTTGA
- a CDS encoding SDR family oxidoreductase, translating into MTPKVAAVTGGSAGIGKAICEDLLAQGYEVVSLARRKAEIDHPKLHSIEVDLSDRAATGEAVRELVERFAPTTIVHNAGVIRPALLPEVKLDDLDALVDLHLGCAIQLVQGALPAMRAQRFGRVVLLSSRAALGLATRTSYSATKAGMLGMARTWALELAADGITVNVVAPGPIRTDMFYDVVEAGSEKERALAASVPVKRLGESADVARAVRFFAAPENSFVTGQVLYVCGGTSVGSLAL; encoded by the coding sequence ATGACGCCGAAGGTCGCGGCGGTTACCGGCGGCAGCGCGGGCATCGGCAAGGCGATCTGCGAAGACCTGCTCGCGCAGGGCTACGAAGTGGTCTCGCTCGCGCGCCGCAAGGCCGAGATCGATCACCCGAAGCTTCACAGCATCGAGGTCGACCTGAGCGACCGGGCGGCAACGGGCGAGGCGGTGCGCGAACTGGTCGAGCGCTTTGCGCCGACCACCATCGTGCACAACGCCGGCGTGATCCGCCCCGCGCTTCTGCCTGAGGTGAAGCTGGACGATCTCGATGCGCTCGTCGACCTGCACCTGGGCTGTGCGATCCAGCTCGTGCAAGGTGCATTGCCCGCGATGCGTGCACAGCGCTTCGGCCGCGTGGTGCTGCTCTCGTCTCGCGCGGCGTTGGGCCTGGCTACGCGAACCAGCTATTCCGCGACCAAGGCCGGCATGCTGGGCATGGCACGCACCTGGGCGCTCGAGCTCGCGGCGGACGGCATCACGGTGAACGTGGTCGCGCCCGGTCCTATCCGTACCGACATGTTCTACGACGTGGTCGAGGCGGGCAGCGAGAAGGAACGCGCGCTCGCGGCCTCAGTGCCCGTCAAGCGCCTCGGCGAATCGGCCGACGTGGCACGCGCCGTGCGTTTCTTCGCCGCGCCCGAGAACAGCTTTGTCACCGGGCAGGTCCTGTACGTCTGCGGCGGCACCAGCGTCGGCAGCCTCGCCCTCTAG
- a CDS encoding ABC transporter substrate-binding protein produces the protein MKKNLVRILGLATVAMAAAQAMAADLKIGFISSLSGPVAALGVPYEKGIRAAIAEHPEIGGRKVQLIVLDDASDPTTAGRNARKLVTEDKVDVLIGTSGVPGAMAIASVARELNTPLISPTPVTIAGPEGAWTVTVSQPFPLMVAGVVERMQKSGVKTVAFIGFSDALGDLAYDSLVKSAEKAGIKVVANERYARSDSSVAGQVLKIVAARPDAVFAGNSGTPGALPYIALADRGYKGKIYGTHGLINADFVRVGGASIEGLQVPSGPVLVADQLPDSNPIKKVSMGFRNAYQKVNGAVPTDAFSSYTYDAYLLLADAASRTKGEPGTPQYRTALRDAIVSTKELVGTHGIYTFKPDDRYGSDQRGVVIVQMNKGQWKLVP, from the coding sequence ATGAAAAAGAACCTAGTTCGGATCCTCGGCCTCGCCACAGTCGCCATGGCAGCCGCGCAAGCCATGGCGGCCGACCTGAAGATCGGCTTCATCAGCTCGCTTTCAGGCCCCGTCGCCGCACTTGGCGTGCCTTACGAAAAGGGCATACGCGCGGCCATTGCCGAGCATCCGGAAATCGGCGGCCGCAAGGTCCAGCTCATCGTGCTCGACGACGCTTCCGACCCCACCACCGCCGGGCGCAACGCACGCAAGCTCGTGACGGAAGACAAGGTCGACGTGCTCATCGGCACTTCCGGCGTACCGGGCGCCATGGCCATAGCCTCCGTGGCGCGCGAACTCAACACGCCGCTCATCTCGCCCACGCCCGTGACCATTGCCGGCCCCGAGGGCGCGTGGACCGTGACCGTGTCGCAGCCGTTCCCGCTCATGGTCGCCGGCGTGGTGGAGCGTATGCAGAAGTCCGGCGTGAAAACGGTGGCCTTCATCGGCTTTTCCGATGCGCTCGGCGACCTGGCCTACGACTCGCTCGTGAAAAGCGCCGAGAAAGCCGGCATCAAGGTGGTTGCGAACGAGCGTTATGCACGCAGCGATTCATCGGTGGCGGGGCAGGTGCTGAAGATCGTCGCGGCCCGGCCCGATGCCGTGTTCGCGGGCAACTCCGGCACGCCCGGTGCGCTGCCCTACATCGCGCTTGCCGATCGCGGCTACAAGGGAAAGATCTACGGTACGCACGGGCTCATCAACGCCGACTTCGTGCGCGTGGGCGGCGCCTCCATCGAAGGCCTGCAGGTGCCGAGCGGCCCGGTGCTCGTGGCCGACCAGCTGCCTGACAGCAATCCCATCAAGAAGGTGTCGATGGGCTTTCGCAACGCCTACCAGAAGGTGAACGGCGCGGTGCCTACCGATGCTTTCTCCTCGTACACCTACGACGCCTACCTGCTGTTGGCCGATGCCGCCTCGCGCACCAAGGGTGAGCCGGGCACGCCGCAGTACCGCACGGCTCTGCGCGACGCCATCGTGAGTACGAAGGAGCTGGTGGGCACGCACGGCATCTACACCTTCAAGCCCGACGACCGCTATGGCTCCGACCAGCGCGGCGTGGTGATCGTGCAGATGAACAAGGGCCAGTGGAAGCTGGTTCCCTGA
- a CDS encoding aromatic-ring-hydroxylating dioxygenase subunit beta: protein MTSDPRDFVAHEAALLDERRFDDWLALFADDGHYWVPLLGAAQADPFSHNSLAYEDRLLLQLRVDRLKNPRAHSQHPASHSQHVLQPSRIESETGDEVRLRTPFLYVEARGESQILLSGTARHHLAQTPSGWRIRQKRIDLLNAARALPAIQLFI from the coding sequence ATGACCAGCGACCCGCGCGATTTTGTCGCCCATGAGGCCGCATTGCTCGACGAACGGCGCTTCGACGACTGGCTGGCGCTCTTTGCCGACGACGGCCACTACTGGGTTCCATTGCTCGGCGCCGCGCAGGCCGATCCGTTCTCCCACAACTCGCTGGCCTACGAAGACCGGCTGCTGCTGCAGCTGCGTGTTGACCGGCTGAAAAATCCGCGCGCGCATTCGCAGCACCCCGCAAGCCATAGCCAGCATGTGCTGCAGCCTTCGCGCATCGAAAGCGAAACGGGCGACGAGGTGCGCCTTCGCACGCCATTCCTCTACGTCGAAGCGCGCGGCGAATCCCAGATCTTGCTGAGCGGCACGGCCCGCCACCACCTGGCGCAGACGCCCTCGGGCTGGCGCATCCGCCAGAAGCGCATCGACCTGCTCAACGCCGCACGCGCATTGCCGGCCATCCAGTTGTTCATCTGA
- a CDS encoding ABC transporter ATP-binding protein, with translation MTAMLEIGDLHVSYGQVEAVRGVSIDLQPGQIISVIGPNGAGKTTLLAAAMGLLPCKGTLRFEGEDLQGLDVEARVERGLCLVPEKRELFGELTVLDNLQLGAYAKRLRGDAMKKRLQSVYDRFPRLAERRAQRADTLSGGERQMLAVGRALMSAPRLLMLDEPSLGLAPLIVRDILTIVRKLREDGVSILLVEQNARAALETSDHGYVLETGEIALSGASAELASDPRVQATYLGGGTHDDE, from the coding sequence ATGACCGCGATGCTGGAGATCGGCGATCTGCATGTGTCGTATGGGCAGGTCGAGGCGGTGCGCGGCGTGTCGATCGACCTGCAGCCAGGGCAGATCATCTCGGTGATCGGGCCCAACGGCGCGGGCAAGACCACGCTGCTGGCCGCCGCCATGGGCCTGCTGCCCTGCAAGGGCACGCTGCGCTTCGAGGGCGAAGACCTGCAAGGGCTCGATGTGGAAGCGCGCGTGGAGCGCGGCCTGTGCCTTGTGCCCGAGAAGCGCGAGCTGTTCGGCGAGCTCACCGTGCTGGACAACCTGCAGCTCGGCGCCTATGCCAAGCGGCTGCGCGGCGATGCAATGAAGAAGCGGCTGCAATCGGTATACGACCGCTTTCCGCGGCTCGCGGAGCGCCGCGCGCAGCGCGCCGACACGCTCTCGGGCGGCGAGCGCCAGATGCTGGCGGTGGGCCGCGCACTCATGTCGGCGCCGCGCCTGCTGATGCTCGACGAGCCCAGCCTCGGCCTTGCACCGCTCATCGTGCGGGACATTCTTACCATCGTGCGCAAGCTGCGCGAAGACGGCGTGTCGATCCTGCTGGTGGAGCAGAACGCGCGCGCCGCGCTTGAAACCTCGGACCACGGCTACGTGCTCGAAACCGGCGAGATCGCGCTTTCAGGCGCTTCGGCCGAGCTGGCGAGCGACCCGCGGGTGCAGGCCACCTATCTTGGCGGAGGCACGCACGATGACGAGTGA
- a CDS encoding aromatic ring-hydroxylating dioxygenase subunit alpha, whose product MTSYRHHPDRIAALVQDDRVHRDLYLSDEIFALEQERLFANTWVFLGHASQVPEAGDFVTQEVAGRPLLMVRQPDGAVHVVYNRCAHKGTQLVTDECGNTGRFFRCPYHAWTYKLDGAPLGLPLKNGYEGTQLKACESGQGLSVVKHVKVYRDFVFVRLSDAGPSFEDYFGEVLGAIDNMVDRSPEGKLTVGGGVLRNIVHCNWKMYLENINDTVHPMSTHESATKAAEALWEGHAPTDPKPMAMEQILPFGSGYEFFDKMGGRVFANGHSVLGVNFSIHSNYAQLPEYEAAMQAAHGAERAADILQRSPQNSVLYPSLSVKGSPQAIRVIRPLAADRTLIEAWSFRAAGAPALLFERAMSYNRLVFSPMSVVAHDDVHLFESIQQGLRAGGNEWVSLHRNFDAAELAQTTITTNGTNELLMRNQFRAWAKAMASEAAA is encoded by the coding sequence ATGACCAGCTACCGCCATCATCCCGACCGCATTGCCGCCCTGGTGCAGGACGACCGCGTGCACCGCGACCTGTACCTGAGCGACGAGATCTTTGCGCTCGAGCAGGAGCGCCTGTTCGCGAACACCTGGGTCTTCCTGGGCCATGCCAGCCAGGTGCCAGAGGCGGGCGATTTCGTGACGCAGGAGGTCGCAGGCCGGCCGCTCCTTATGGTGCGGCAGCCCGACGGCGCAGTGCATGTCGTGTACAACCGCTGCGCCCACAAGGGCACGCAGCTGGTCACGGATGAATGCGGCAACACCGGCCGCTTCTTCCGCTGCCCGTACCACGCGTGGACCTACAAGCTCGATGGCGCGCCGCTCGGCCTGCCGCTGAAGAACGGTTATGAGGGCACCCAGCTCAAGGCCTGCGAATCGGGGCAGGGGCTGTCGGTGGTGAAGCATGTGAAGGTGTACCGCGACTTCGTCTTCGTGCGCCTCTCCGATGCCGGCCCCTCATTCGAAGATTACTTCGGCGAGGTGCTCGGCGCCATCGACAACATGGTCGACCGCTCGCCGGAAGGCAAGCTCACCGTCGGCGGCGGCGTGCTGCGCAACATCGTCCATTGCAACTGGAAGATGTACCTCGAGAACATCAACGACACGGTGCATCCGATGTCCACGCACGAGTCGGCCACCAAGGCGGCCGAGGCGCTGTGGGAAGGCCACGCGCCCACCGATCCCAAGCCGATGGCGATGGAGCAGATCCTCCCCTTCGGTTCGGGCTACGAATTCTTCGACAAGATGGGTGGCCGCGTGTTCGCCAACGGCCACAGCGTGCTGGGGGTCAACTTCAGCATTCACTCCAACTATGCGCAGCTGCCCGAGTACGAGGCCGCCATGCAGGCCGCGCACGGCGCCGAGCGCGCGGCCGACATCCTGCAGCGCTCGCCGCAAAATTCGGTGCTGTATCCGAGCCTTTCGGTGAAGGGCTCTCCCCAGGCCATCCGCGTCATCCGGCCCCTGGCGGCCGACCGCACGTTGATCGAGGCCTGGAGCTTCCGCGCAGCGGGCGCGCCGGCGCTGCTCTTCGAGCGGGCGATGAGCTACAACCGGCTCGTTTTCTCGCCGATGTCGGTGGTGGCGCACGACGACGTGCACCTGTTCGAAAGCATCCAGCAAGGGCTGCGCGCCGGCGGCAACGAGTGGGTGAGCCTGCACCGCAACTTCGACGCGGCCGAGCTCGCGCAAACCACCATCACCACCAACGGCACCAACGAACTGCTCATGCGCAACCAGTTCCGCGCCTGGGCGAAGGCAATGGCTTCGGAGGCTGCGGCATGA
- a CDS encoding branched-chain amino acid ABC transporter ATP-binding protein/permease → MNGNRKRMGWIAVVVVVLALVPAVAGSFTVSLLNDIGIGALVALGLVLLTGVGGATSFGQAAFVGIAAYATAWLTTTQGMSPWIGLLFALLLTGLSALAIGMLTLRLGGHFLPLSTIAWGLSIAMLFGNVDALGRHTGLSNIPALQVAGWSLADPRSMYYLIWVVVGLACLFSHNLLQSRPGRAIRGLRGGATLLASVGADAYRVRLTLFVTAALFAGLAGWLYAHMNRFVSPSPFDVRASIEYLLMAVAGGLGQLAGALVGAALVLVLKNGLQDVLPMLTQRAGQLEAVAFATLFILLLHFARGGLMGLLRRWTRRRAGSQGASRYEAPAVEPLPHRQLPARGTQVLSVKGAVKRFGGLVAVNDVSFEVNAGEIIGLIGPNGAGKSTMFNLLTCTLPMSAGQVRFLEHDIAGMPQRQVARLGLARTFQHVKLRPHMSLLDNVALGAHSRTRSGVLKAGLRLDRTEERQILQEAQRQLDRIGLGDRAHELAGSLPLGTQRILEIARALAADPVLLVLDEPAAGLRRKEKMALGDLLRKLREEGVTILIVEHDMDFVMKLVDRLVVMNFGSKLVEGVPSAVRADERVQAAYLGSVV, encoded by the coding sequence ATGAACGGCAACCGCAAACGCATGGGCTGGATCGCCGTGGTGGTCGTCGTGCTGGCGCTGGTGCCGGCGGTGGCGGGCAGCTTCACGGTTTCGCTGCTCAACGACATCGGCATCGGCGCGCTGGTGGCGCTCGGGCTGGTGCTGCTCACCGGCGTGGGTGGGGCAACCTCGTTCGGGCAGGCGGCCTTCGTGGGCATTGCGGCCTATGCGACGGCGTGGCTCACGACCACGCAGGGCATGTCGCCATGGATCGGCCTCTTGTTCGCGCTGCTGCTCACCGGGCTGTCGGCCCTTGCCATCGGCATGCTCACGCTGCGGCTCGGCGGACACTTTCTGCCGCTGAGCACCATCGCGTGGGGCCTGTCGATCGCAATGCTGTTCGGCAACGTCGATGCGCTCGGGCGCCACACGGGGCTGTCGAACATTCCGGCGCTGCAGGTCGCGGGCTGGTCGCTGGCCGATCCGCGGTCGATGTACTACCTGATCTGGGTGGTGGTCGGGTTGGCCTGCCTGTTCAGCCACAACCTGCTGCAGTCGCGCCCCGGCCGTGCGATTCGCGGGCTGCGCGGCGGCGCCACGCTGCTGGCCAGCGTGGGGGCCGATGCCTACCGCGTGCGGCTTACGCTGTTTGTGACGGCCGCGCTCTTTGCGGGGCTGGCAGGCTGGCTCTATGCGCACATGAACCGCTTCGTGAGTCCGTCGCCGTTCGACGTGCGCGCGAGCATCGAGTACCTGCTGATGGCGGTGGCCGGCGGGCTCGGGCAGCTGGCTGGCGCGCTGGTGGGCGCGGCCCTGGTGCTGGTGTTGAAGAACGGCCTGCAGGACGTACTGCCCATGCTCACGCAGCGTGCCGGGCAGCTGGAGGCGGTGGCGTTCGCAACGCTCTTCATTCTGTTGCTGCACTTTGCGCGCGGCGGTCTCATGGGCCTGCTGCGGCGCTGGACGCGTCGCAGGGCCGGCTCGCAGGGTGCCTCGCGCTATGAAGCACCTGCGGTCGAACCGCTGCCGCACCGGCAACTGCCCGCGCGCGGCACGCAGGTGCTGTCGGTGAAGGGCGCGGTCAAGCGCTTCGGCGGGCTGGTGGCGGTGAACGACGTGAGCTTTGAAGTGAATGCGGGAGAAATCATCGGACTGATCGGCCCGAACGGCGCCGGCAAGTCGACGATGTTCAACCTGCTGACCTGCACGCTGCCGATGAGCGCGGGCCAGGTGCGCTTTCTGGAGCACGACATCGCCGGCATGCCGCAGCGCCAGGTGGCGCGGCTGGGGCTGGCGCGCACTTTCCAGCACGTGAAGCTGCGGCCGCACATGAGCCTGCTCGACAACGTGGCGCTGGGTGCGCATTCGCGTACGCGCTCGGGTGTCTTGAAAGCCGGCCTGCGGCTGGACCGCACCGAGGAAAGGCAGATCCTGCAGGAGGCGCAGCGCCAGCTCGACCGTATCGGCCTGGGCGACCGCGCGCACGAGCTCGCGGGCAGCCTGCCGCTGGGCACGCAGCGCATTCTCGAAATTGCGCGCGCGCTGGCTGCAGACCCGGTGCTGCTGGTGCTCGACGAGCCCGCGGCAGGCCTGCGCCGCAAGGAAAAGATGGCGCTCGGAGACCTGCTGCGCAAGCTGCGCGAGGAGGGCGTGACCATCCTGATCGTTGAACACGACATGGACTTCGTGATGAAACTGGTGGACCGGCTGGTGGTGATGAACTTCGGCTCCAAGCTCGTGGAGGGCGTGCCGTCGGCGGTGCGCGCCGACGAGCGTGTGCAAGCGGCTTACCTGGGGAGCGTTGTATGA
- a CDS encoding ABC transporter substrate-binding protein translates to MKVLNRIRTLAAIAAGLGALSAASAWAADLKVGFITSLSGPVSSLGIPYEKGMKAALAYKADLGGRKIQLVQLDDASDPTTAARNARKMIDEDKVDVIIGTAGSPGALAIAGVARETKTPLISIANANLPGEEGAWMVTLPQPAPLMVSAVVERMKKSGVKTVGYIGFSDAWGDLVYGALQKSAEPAGIKIVSNERYARGDSSVTGQVLKIVALRPDAVITGTSGTPGALPYLALSERGYKGQIYGMHALINPDFVRVGGASVEGLLAPTGPVIVAEQLPSENPIRKVSMDFRAAYQKANGAPPTDAFSAYTFDAWLLYLDAAQRALATKAEPGTPQFREALRDAIVSTKELVGTHSVYNFKPNDRYGSDERSRVVVKLEKGQWKLVP, encoded by the coding sequence ATGAAAGTCCTGAACCGAATTCGCACCCTTGCGGCCATTGCCGCGGGCCTCGGCGCACTCAGCGCCGCCAGCGCATGGGCCGCAGATCTCAAGGTCGGCTTCATCACGTCGCTTTCGGGGCCGGTGTCGTCGCTGGGCATTCCCTATGAAAAGGGCATGAAGGCCGCGCTCGCCTACAAGGCCGACCTGGGCGGCCGCAAGATCCAGCTGGTGCAGCTCGACGATGCCTCCGACCCGACGACGGCCGCGCGCAACGCCCGCAAGATGATTGACGAGGACAAGGTCGACGTCATCATCGGCACCGCGGGCTCTCCGGGCGCACTGGCCATTGCCGGCGTGGCGCGTGAAACGAAGACGCCGCTGATCTCCATCGCCAACGCCAACCTGCCAGGCGAAGAGGGCGCATGGATGGTCACGCTGCCGCAGCCAGCGCCGCTGATGGTGAGCGCGGTGGTCGAGCGCATGAAGAAGTCGGGCGTGAAGACGGTCGGGTACATCGGCTTTTCGGACGCGTGGGGCGACCTTGTGTACGGTGCGCTGCAAAAGAGCGCAGAGCCGGCCGGCATCAAGATCGTGTCGAACGAGCGGTATGCGCGCGGCGATTCGTCGGTGACCGGCCAGGTACTGAAGATCGTCGCGCTGCGGCCCGATGCGGTGATCACAGGCACCTCGGGCACGCCCGGCGCGCTGCCCTACCTGGCGCTCTCTGAGCGCGGCTACAAGGGCCAGATCTACGGCATGCACGCGCTGATCAACCCCGACTTCGTGCGGGTGGGCGGTGCGTCGGTCGAGGGCTTGCTGGCCCCCACCGGGCCGGTGATCGTGGCCGAGCAGTTGCCCAGCGAGAACCCGATCCGCAAGGTGTCGATGGACTTCCGCGCGGCCTACCAGAAGGCCAACGGCGCACCGCCGACCGATGCCTTCTCGGCCTACACATTCGATGCATGGCTGCTGTACCTCGACGCGGCCCAACGCGCACTCGCCACCAAGGCGGAGCCGGGCACGCCGCAGTTTCGCGAGGCGCTGCGGGACGCCATCGTGAGCACCAAGGAGCTTGTGGGAACGCACTCGGTCTACAACTTCAAACCGAACGACCGCTATGGCTCCGACGAGCGCTCACGTGTTGTCGTGAAGCTGGAGAAGGGTCAGTGGAAGCTGGTGCCCTGA
- a CDS encoding branched-chain amino acid ABC transporter permease: MTWDVALILVTDGLANGAIYLLAGLGLVLIFSVTRVVFVPFGDIAAFAALSLAAFETGRVPPTIGMVAVLTALALATEVGGLLRRGEAARIPKAVLMWGVLPAIPCVLAWLAARPGVPVAVHIAVAVLLVVPIAPLLARVVFQPIADASVLVLLIVSLALHFLLSGLGLLFFGPEGSRTTPLTSAVFTLGDGFTVSGQVVLMVGAAIVLSGLFFLVFERTVAGKALRATAVNRVGARLVGIRPVRTALLAYGCASLLAGLIGVLIAPVTTMYYDSGFIIGLKAFVAAIIGGLVSYPMTAVGALAVGVVESFASFWSGALKDVIVFSLLIPVLMLRSFLAAHSEEEEDEVDQ; encoded by the coding sequence ATGACATGGGACGTGGCGCTGATCCTTGTCACCGACGGCCTCGCCAACGGTGCCATCTATCTGCTGGCCGGGCTCGGGCTGGTGCTGATCTTTTCCGTCACGCGGGTGGTCTTCGTGCCGTTCGGCGACATCGCGGCCTTTGCCGCACTGTCGCTCGCGGCCTTCGAAACCGGCCGAGTGCCGCCGACCATTGGCATGGTGGCCGTGCTCACGGCGCTGGCGTTGGCAACGGAAGTCGGCGGCCTGCTGCGGCGCGGTGAAGCCGCCCGCATTCCCAAGGCGGTGCTGATGTGGGGCGTGTTGCCCGCGATTCCCTGCGTGCTGGCGTGGCTTGCGGCAAGGCCGGGGGTGCCGGTGGCGGTGCATATCGCGGTGGCGGTGCTGCTGGTGGTGCCCATCGCGCCGCTGCTCGCACGGGTGGTGTTCCAGCCGATTGCCGACGCTTCGGTGCTGGTGCTGCTGATCGTTTCGCTGGCGCTGCACTTCCTGCTCTCGGGCCTTGGCCTGTTGTTCTTCGGCCCTGAAGGCTCGCGCACCACGCCGCTCACGAGCGCGGTGTTCACGCTGGGCGATGGGTTCACCGTCAGCGGCCAGGTGGTGCTGATGGTGGGCGCGGCCATTGTGTTGAGCGGGCTGTTCTTCCTGGTGTTCGAGCGTACGGTGGCCGGCAAGGCGCTGCGCGCGACGGCGGTGAACCGGGTGGGCGCGCGGCTGGTCGGCATTCGGCCGGTGCGCACCGCGCTGCTGGCCTACGGCTGCGCCTCGCTGCTGGCAGGGCTCATCGGCGTACTGATCGCACCGGTAACGACCATGTACTACGACTCGGGTTTCATCATCGGCCTGAAAGCCTTCGTGGCCGCGATCATCGGCGGGCTCGTGAGCTACCCGATGACGGCCGTGGGTGCGCTCGCCGTCGGTGTGGTGGAAAGCTTCGCGTCGTTCTGGAGCGGGGCGCTGAAGGATGTGATCGTGTTCAGCCTGCTCATACCGGTGCTCATGTTGCGCTCCTTCTTGGCCGCGCATTCCGAAGAGGAAGAAGACGAGGTGGACCAATGA
- a CDS encoding cyclase family protein — protein sequence MTTTTELMSAAEILGGLVTAMASGRIRVIDLTQTLTPEFPQIALPPEMGQCWPFRIEEVSKYDERGPAWYWNNFSCGEHTGTHFDAPIHWISGRDLPNNSVDTIPVQHFVAPACVIDCSADVQANDDYLLSVADIERYEAAHGRIPKGAWVLMRTDWSKRSDPEAYQNFDETGQHTPGPSTEAVRFLVEQRDVLGFGSEAIGTDAGQGYHLRPPYPCHYYMHGAGRYGLQCLSNLDLLPPSGAVLICPPLKIEKGSGSPLRVLALVGAHA from the coding sequence ATGACAACCACCACCGAACTGATGTCCGCCGCCGAAATCCTCGGCGGCCTGGTGACCGCCATGGCGAGCGGCCGCATCCGCGTGATCGACCTCACGCAGACGCTCACACCCGAGTTCCCGCAGATCGCATTGCCGCCAGAGATGGGCCAATGCTGGCCCTTCCGCATCGAAGAAGTGTCGAAGTACGACGAGCGCGGCCCGGCCTGGTACTGGAACAATTTTTCCTGCGGCGAACACACCGGAACGCACTTCGATGCGCCGATCCACTGGATCTCGGGCCGCGACCTGCCCAACAACTCGGTCGACACCATTCCCGTGCAGCACTTCGTGGCGCCGGCCTGCGTGATCGACTGCTCGGCCGACGTGCAGGCGAACGACGACTACCTGCTGAGCGTGGCCGACATCGAGCGCTACGAGGCCGCGCACGGCCGCATTCCCAAGGGTGCCTGGGTGCTGATGCGCACCGACTGGTCCAAGCGCAGCGATCCCGAGGCGTACCAGAACTTCGACGAAACCGGCCAGCACACGCCCGGCCCCAGCACCGAGGCTGTGCGCTTCCTGGTGGAGCAGCGCGACGTGCTCGGCTTCGGCTCCGAGGCCATCGGCACCGATGCCGGGCAGGGCTATCACCTGCGGCCGCCTTACCCGTGCCACTACTACATGCACGGCGCGGGGCGCTATGGCCTGCAGTGCCTGAGCAATCTCGACCTGCTGCCGCCATCGGGTGCGGTGCTGATCTGCCCGCCGCTCAAGATCGAGAAGGGCAGCGGCAGCCCGCTGCGTGTGCTCGCGCTGGTGGGAGCACACGCATGA